From Mucilaginibacter rubeus, a single genomic window includes:
- a CDS encoding RidA family protein, whose translation MKTIINTNNAPAPIGPYSQATLAGGFLFVSGQIPIDPLSGELISSDIKAEATQVMENIKAILTEAGLGFDNIVKTSIFLTDLQNFVQVNEVYGTYFTTDFPARETIQVSALPKGVNVEISVIAIK comes from the coding sequence ATGAAAACAATCATCAATACCAACAATGCACCTGCCCCTATAGGGCCATATAGCCAGGCTACTTTAGCCGGTGGTTTTTTATTTGTTTCGGGCCAGATCCCTATCGATCCTTTGAGCGGCGAGCTTATCAGCAGCGACATCAAGGCCGAAGCAACCCAAGTAATGGAAAACATTAAAGCCATTTTAACCGAAGCAGGTTTAGGCTTCGATAACATTGTAAAAACCAGTATCTTCTTAACCGATCTGCAAAACTTTGTACAGGTTAATGAAGTATACGGCACCTATTTTACTACCGATTTCCCAGCCCGCGAAACTATCCAGGTATCTGCTTTACCTAAAGGGGTAAATGTTGAGATCTCGGTTATCGCTATTAAATAA
- a CDS encoding DUF6728 family protein, protein MYFFRKKDPNRPDNFNLRVMHFINALAIIMFLAGIIWKLVQVFILKK, encoded by the coding sequence ATGTATTTCTTCAGGAAAAAAGATCCAAACCGTCCCGACAATTTCAATTTGCGGGTGATGCATTTTATAAATGCACTGGCTATTATTATGTTCCTGGCCGGGATCATCTGGAAACTGGTACAGGTATTTATACTTAAAAAATGA
- a CDS encoding OmpA family protein, with product MNYSTLKKTVALSFASLMVAGLANAQSDSTKTTATTTSSETTTAKVFGGLGQYRKFSIGINGGATSQSLATGGSTDFQNKKISLGYGISFKEQLAHSFALQLDLNGGKIKGENPVSAAGTYRDTYVSYDTKFWQASLSAVVNVATIDFIRRKNAVNFYFKAGGGLAIYDPTITRNDGTSTFTGHFKNNGTDGTHYVKELVIPVGAGVKFRLSDVVALDLGYTQNYVDGDNLDGFKRAYPTKDHYSYAYAGLDFTLGSKSKPVLEWVNPVAMMYDELYDAALRQEVEALKGRVANVETAVNDLKKDSDGDGVADQFDKCPGTAAGSVVDGSGCVIVFPKDTVAAPIATAYSNIQFEFDSSVLRTSSYPVLDATSADLRSSGAAVEVDGFASSEGTAAHNLSLSKDRANSVKTYLVNSGVDAKKVKVKGYGETNPIADNSTEEGRVLNRRVQFKKK from the coding sequence ATGAATTATTCTACATTAAAGAAAACAGTCGCATTGTCTTTTGCTTCTTTGATGGTTGCGGGTTTGGCTAACGCCCAGTCCGATTCAACCAAAACAACGGCAACTACAACGTCATCTGAAACCACAACAGCCAAGGTATTTGGTGGTTTGGGTCAGTACAGGAAATTTAGCATCGGTATAAACGGTGGCGCAACTTCACAGTCACTGGCAACCGGTGGTTCAACCGATTTCCAAAACAAAAAAATCAGCCTTGGTTACGGTATCTCATTCAAAGAGCAATTGGCACATTCATTTGCTTTACAATTAGACCTGAACGGTGGTAAAATTAAAGGTGAAAACCCAGTTTCAGCTGCTGGTACTTACCGCGATACTTATGTTAGCTACGATACCAAATTTTGGCAAGCAAGCTTAAGCGCAGTTGTTAACGTTGCAACTATCGACTTCATCCGTCGTAAAAATGCTGTTAACTTCTATTTCAAAGCAGGTGGTGGTTTAGCTATCTACGATCCAACAATCACTCGTAATGACGGTACTTCTACTTTCACTGGTCACTTTAAAAACAACGGTACCGATGGTACTCACTACGTGAAAGAATTAGTTATCCCTGTAGGTGCAGGTGTTAAATTCCGCTTAAGTGATGTTGTTGCTTTAGATTTGGGTTATACTCAAAACTATGTTGACGGTGACAACTTAGATGGTTTCAAAAGGGCTTACCCTACTAAAGACCACTACTCATACGCTTACGCTGGTTTAGACTTCACTTTAGGTTCAAAATCAAAACCAGTATTAGAGTGGGTTAACCCAGTAGCTATGATGTATGACGAACTGTATGATGCAGCTTTACGTCAGGAAGTTGAAGCGTTAAAAGGCCGTGTTGCTAACGTTGAAACTGCTGTTAATGACCTGAAAAAAGATTCTGACGGTGACGGTGTTGCTGATCAGTTTGACAAATGCCCAGGTACTGCTGCAGGTAGCGTAGTTGATGGTTCTGGTTGCGTTATCGTATTCCCTAAAGATACTGTTGCTGCTCCGATTGCTACAGCTTACTCAAACATCCAGTTTGAATTTGATAGCTCAGTATTACGTACTTCATCTTACCCAGTGTTAGATGCTACTTCAGCTGACTTACGTTCATCTGGTGCTGCTGTTGAAGTTGATGGTTTCGCTTCATCTGAAGGTACTGCTGCTCACAACTTGTCATTATCTAAAGACCGTGCTAACTCAGTAAAAACTTACTTAGTTAACTCTGGTGTTGATGCTAAGAAAGTGAAAGTAAAAGGTTACGGTGAAACTAACCCAATTGCTGACAACTCAACTGAAGAAGGTCGCGTACTTAACCGTCGTGTTCAATTCAAAAAGAAATAA
- a CDS encoding aminopeptidase P N-terminal domain-containing protein, translating to MKYLPIKNSLFTNNRKNFVSRTKPNSIAIFHANDEFPRSGDQAFMFKQNPDFFYLTGIDQEQSILVLYPDCPNKAYREVLFLRQTNEHIAIWEGHKYTKEEAREASGIESIFWLQEYDTILHSIINYAENIYINTNENDRYAHTVPYRDYRMYEALKLKYPLHNYTRSAPILRDLRVIKSDIEIELTQKACNITRDAFVRVLKYTKPGVTEYEIEAEIIHEFIRRRATGHAYNPIIASGPNAIVLHYNDNNQVCKDGDVILLDFGAEYGNYNADMTRSIPVNGRFNPRQRKVYNAVLNVMREATKLIVAGTVWNDYQDEVGKIMTSELIGLGLLDRHDVEKQDKNAPLYKKYFMHGTSHHLGLDVHDYASRYKPFEVGNILTCEPGIYIAEEGLGIRLENNILITGNGNTDLMGDIPVEADHIEEIMNS from the coding sequence ATGAAATATCTGCCGATAAAGAATAGCTTATTTACGAATAATAGAAAAAATTTCGTTTCGCGAACAAAACCCAACTCCATCGCTATTTTTCATGCCAATGACGAATTTCCGCGTAGTGGCGATCAGGCATTTATGTTCAAACAAAACCCTGACTTTTTTTACCTGACAGGCATAGATCAGGAACAGAGCATCCTGGTTTTATATCCGGATTGTCCTAATAAAGCATACAGGGAAGTACTTTTTTTAAGACAAACCAACGAACATATTGCCATTTGGGAAGGCCACAAGTACACCAAAGAAGAAGCACGTGAGGCATCAGGGATTGAAAGCATTTTTTGGCTGCAGGAGTATGATACAATACTGCATAGCATTATTAACTATGCCGAAAATATATACATTAATACTAACGAAAATGACAGGTATGCGCACACGGTGCCTTACCGTGATTATCGTATGTACGAGGCACTTAAATTAAAATATCCGCTTCATAACTACACCCGCTCGGCACCAATTTTACGCGATCTGAGAGTTATCAAATCCGACATTGAAATTGAGCTCACTCAAAAGGCCTGCAACATCACCCGTGATGCTTTTGTTCGTGTTTTAAAATACACTAAACCTGGTGTAACTGAATATGAAATAGAGGCGGAAATTATTCACGAATTTATCCGCCGGCGTGCTACTGGCCACGCCTATAATCCTATTATTGCATCAGGGCCAAATGCCATTGTATTGCACTATAACGATAATAATCAGGTATGTAAGGATGGTGATGTGATACTGCTTGATTTCGGTGCCGAATACGGTAATTACAACGCTGATATGACCCGTTCAATACCGGTTAACGGCCGTTTTAACCCACGCCAGCGCAAGGTTTACAATGCCGTTTTAAATGTAATGCGTGAAGCCACGAAGCTCATTGTAGCAGGTACAGTATGGAACGACTACCAGGATGAGGTTGGTAAAATCATGACCAGCGAACTCATTGGCCTTGGTTTACTTGACCGCCATGATGTTGAAAAGCAGGATAAAAACGCGCCGTTATATAAGAAGTATTTTATGCATGGTACATCGCACCATTTGGGGCTTGATGTACATGATTACGCAAGCAGATATAAACCTTTTGAAGTTGGAAACATATTAACTTGCGAACCTGGGATTTATATTGCGGAAGAGGGATTAGGCATCCGCCTCGAAAACAATATCCTGATAACTGGCAATGGCAATACCGACTTAATGGGTGACATTCCCGTTGAGGCAGATCATATTGAAGAGATCATGAATAGTTAG
- a CDS encoding glycosyltransferase family 9 protein, with translation MQIDHTTIKHVLISRVDAIGDVVLTLPMAAYIKELLPGSTVSFLGRTYTKPVINSCTAVDNFINYDDLKKLPSDEQITYLKEKNIDAIIHVFPNKHVATLCRQAGIKLRVGTTNRVFHWYTCNKLVRLSRKKSNLHEAQLNLILLQPFGLKEVQPLAAVIEHNEFKSRTVLPQALSNVFDQNKFNLIVHPKSHGSGMEWGLENYGKLIAGLPADKFNIIITGSDKEKQLLADWIESLPETVTDMTGKMSLDELIAFIATADGLLASGTGPLHVAAASGINTLGLFPSVRPIHPERWAPLGKKASYLESQTIDLNGITTAMVSEKINAWYNNKFIING, from the coding sequence ATGCAGATTGACCACACTACAATTAAACATGTTTTAATAAGCAGAGTTGATGCTATTGGCGATGTGGTGCTTACCTTGCCAATGGCGGCATATATTAAGGAGCTTTTGCCGGGCAGTACCGTGTCATTTTTGGGCCGTACCTATACAAAGCCTGTAATAAACAGTTGTACCGCGGTTGATAACTTTATTAATTACGACGACCTTAAAAAGCTGCCGTCTGATGAGCAGATTACCTATTTAAAGGAGAAAAACATTGATGCGATAATCCACGTTTTTCCAAATAAACATGTAGCCACCTTATGCAGACAGGCAGGCATTAAATTACGCGTAGGAACAACCAACCGCGTTTTTCATTGGTATACTTGTAATAAGCTGGTAAGGCTAAGCCGCAAAAAATCCAACCTGCATGAAGCCCAGCTTAACCTCATTTTGCTGCAGCCTTTTGGCCTGAAGGAGGTGCAACCGCTTGCTGCAGTAATTGAACATAACGAGTTTAAGAGCAGGACTGTATTACCGCAAGCGCTTAGCAATGTGTTTGATCAAAATAAATTTAACCTGATCGTCCATCCAAAATCACACGGGAGTGGGATGGAGTGGGGGCTTGAGAATTACGGCAAGCTAATCGCCGGTTTGCCTGCTGATAAGTTTAATATTATCATTACCGGCTCAGACAAAGAGAAACAATTACTTGCCGACTGGATAGAAAGCCTCCCCGAAACTGTTACAGATATGACAGGCAAAATGTCGCTTGACGAGCTGATTGCTTTTATTGCAACCGCCGATGGACTTTTGGCATCCGGCACCGGCCCACTACATGTGGCGGCGGCATCTGGTATAAATACACTTGGATTGTTCCCGTCTGTGCGGCCAATCCATCCCGAACGCTGGGCCCCGTTGGGTAAAAAAGCAAGCTACCTGGAAAGCCAAACAATTGATCTTAATGGCATAACTACAGCTATGGTAAGCGAAAAAATTAATGCGTGGTATAATAATAAATTTATTATTAATGGATAA
- a CDS encoding glycosyltransferase family 2 protein → MDNTNINEGISVVIPNYNGVKLLSKNLPSVYQALKNSGLPYEVIISDDASTDESVSFVRTDYPDVILIENRENSGFSVNINKGIAAAKLELMLLLNSDIKLDEHYFEQQLKYFDKPGTFGVMGKIIDEGTGDVAESCKYPLPSYFKINHFKNIPVNTDSPVYSFYLSGANALVNLEKLNELGGFNEIFSPFYHEDLDLSLRAWENGWQCYYEHNAICFHAVSATIKSHSSKKKIKTISTRNRLLLHFFHLNGIRLYLWSLITFLSLSVKWMGGKFYYFNAYRQYLKKLPAMKAYKQAFKQNAVNKGRYVPYDRVKENIRTAIDRVLSS, encoded by the coding sequence ATGGATAATACCAATATTAATGAAGGAATATCTGTTGTAATACCTAATTATAATGGTGTTAAACTATTAAGCAAAAACCTTCCTTCTGTATACCAGGCCTTAAAAAACAGCGGGCTCCCTTATGAGGTTATAATAAGCGACGATGCATCTACCGATGAGAGTGTTTCGTTTGTCAGAACCGACTACCCGGATGTCATCCTAATCGAAAACCGGGAAAACAGCGGTTTTTCTGTCAATATTAACAAAGGCATAGCCGCTGCAAAACTTGAACTCATGTTGCTGCTTAACAGTGATATTAAACTTGATGAGCATTACTTTGAACAGCAATTAAAATATTTTGATAAACCCGGCACCTTTGGCGTAATGGGTAAAATCATTGATGAAGGTACCGGCGATGTTGCCGAATCATGCAAGTATCCGTTGCCTTCCTATTTTAAGATCAATCATTTCAAAAACATACCTGTTAATACTGATAGCCCGGTGTACTCTTTTTATTTAAGCGGTGCCAACGCATTGGTTAACCTGGAAAAGCTGAACGAGCTTGGCGGCTTTAACGAAATATTTTCGCCGTTTTACCATGAAGACCTTGACCTTTCATTGAGGGCCTGGGAAAATGGTTGGCAATGTTATTATGAACATAATGCTATTTGCTTCCATGCGGTTTCGGCAACTATAAAATCACACAGCTCAAAAAAGAAGATCAAAACTATTAGTACCCGGAACAGGCTGTTGCTTCATTTTTTTCACCTGAATGGCATACGGCTGTACTTGTGGTCGTTAATTACCTTTCTGTCGCTATCGGTGAAATGGATGGGCGGTAAATTTTATTACTTTAATGCATACCGCCAGTACTTAAAAAAGCTGCCCGCAATGAAAGCTTATAAACAGGCATTTAAACAAAACGCAGTTAATAAAGGCAGGTATGTGCCTTATGATCGGGTTAAAGAAAACATCAGGACAGCTATTGACCGGGTACTTTCCTCCTGA
- a CDS encoding ABC transporter ATP-binding protein yields MKIYFRLLSFARPLGKFAFPYAVCTIFTVIFSTLNLALLAPLLTTLFDDNKTAIASIVKPESWLDLKGNFDYYAMLANNTYGQTGALKFVCLIIVVSVLLSNIFRYLSQRIMENLRIHTLLNLRKTVFNNVMDLHTGYFNNERKGDIIAKISADVQVVQFSVTGTLQVLFKEPLQLIAYLVTLFWISFKLTLFSMLVIPVSAFVISRIVKKLKEQAIASQKSYSNMISYLDEALSGIKIIKAFNATAFIKNRFNDENIRYSNITKSMARRQQLASPVSEFMGVLMVACIVLYGGSLIISHQSSLTAAGFVAYIALFSQVMRPAKAISDSFSNIHSGIAAGERVLSLIDEKPQIVDQPNAIELSAFEDKIKFENVSFAYTIKPDVKEDDQNDKPLASIEKYVLHDLNLEIPKGKTVALVGPSGGGKSTMMDLLPRFIEPQSGIISIDGHDIKSVTANSLRSLMGVVNQESILFNDTIFNNIAFGKTGVTQQEVEAAARIANAHNFIMETPNGYQTNTGDRGTKLSGGQRQRICIARAVLNNPPIMLLDEATSALDTESEKLVQEALNNLMKNRTSLIIAHRLSTIQNADTIIVLENGRVVERGSHLELLQNNGLYKKLIDMQAFNSAE; encoded by the coding sequence ATGAAGATTTATTTCAGGCTTTTGTCGTTTGCCCGCCCACTTGGCAAATTCGCATTTCCTTACGCCGTTTGTACTATATTCACAGTAATATTCAGCACGCTAAACCTTGCCTTACTGGCACCATTACTTACAACATTATTTGATGATAACAAGACAGCAATAGCTTCCATCGTAAAGCCAGAAAGCTGGTTGGATCTCAAAGGAAACTTTGACTATTATGCAATGCTTGCCAACAATACTTACGGGCAAACCGGTGCATTAAAGTTTGTATGCCTTATCATTGTTGTTTCGGTGTTATTAAGTAATATTTTCAGGTATTTATCGCAAAGGATCATGGAAAACTTACGCATCCATACCTTGCTAAACCTGCGTAAAACCGTATTTAATAATGTAATGGACCTGCATACTGGCTATTTTAACAATGAGCGCAAGGGCGATATCATTGCCAAAATATCTGCCGATGTACAGGTGGTGCAATTTTCGGTTACCGGAACTTTGCAGGTGCTGTTTAAAGAACCTCTCCAACTTATAGCTTACCTGGTAACGTTGTTTTGGATCTCATTCAAACTCACGCTGTTTTCTATGTTAGTTATCCCGGTTTCGGCCTTTGTTATATCAAGGATTGTAAAGAAATTGAAAGAACAGGCTATAGCTTCGCAAAAATCATACAGCAATATGATCAGCTATCTTGACGAGGCGCTATCCGGTATAAAAATTATCAAAGCGTTTAACGCAACTGCTTTTATCAAAAATCGCTTTAATGATGAAAATATAAGATATTCAAACATTACCAAAAGTATGGCCAGGCGTCAGCAACTGGCTTCGCCTGTATCCGAATTTATGGGCGTTTTGATGGTGGCCTGTATAGTTTTATACGGTGGTTCGCTGATTATCAGTCACCAAAGTTCACTTACCGCAGCCGGATTTGTGGCGTACATTGCGCTATTTTCACAAGTGATGCGCCCTGCTAAGGCTATTTCCGATTCATTTAGTAACATTCACTCGGGCATTGCCGCAGGTGAACGCGTGTTAAGCTTAATTGATGAGAAACCACAAATTGTAGATCAACCTAACGCCATCGAGCTTTCAGCTTTTGAAGATAAGATCAAATTTGAAAATGTATCATTTGCTTATACCATTAAGCCCGATGTAAAAGAGGATGATCAAAATGACAAGCCGCTGGCTTCGATAGAAAAATACGTGTTACATGATTTAAATCTTGAAATACCTAAGGGAAAAACGGTAGCACTGGTTGGCCCGTCGGGCGGAGGTAAATCAACCATGATGGACTTGCTACCACGTTTTATCGAACCGCAATCGGGTATTATTTCTATCGATGGTCATGACATCAAGAGTGTTACTGCCAATTCATTAAGGTCATTAATGGGGGTAGTTAACCAGGAGTCGATATTGTTTAACGATACCATTTTTAATAATATAGCCTTTGGTAAAACCGGTGTAACGCAACAGGAGGTTGAAGCCGCCGCGCGGATAGCCAACGCCCATAATTTTATTATGGAAACGCCAAACGGTTACCAAACTAACACCGGTGATCGTGGTACAAAACTATCCGGCGGACAACGTCAACGAATCTGTATAGCCCGTGCTGTACTCAACAATCCACCTATTATGCTACTGGATGAGGCGACTTCAGCGCTGGATACCGAATCAGAAAAACTGGTGCAAGAAGCTTTAAATAATCTGATGAAGAACCGCACTTCACTTATCATAGCTCACCGCTTAAGCACAATCCAAAACGCCGATACCATTATCGTACTTGAAAACGGCAGAGTTGTTGAACGCGGTTCGCACCTGGAACTGTTACAAAACAATGGCCTTTATAAAAAGCTGATAGATATGCAGGCTTTTAACAGCGCGGAGTAG